CGAACTCGGCGTCGGGAATGGCGGTGCATGATGAGTGCAAGCTCAAGTTCCTGGAGCTGAAGGCCAAGAGGAACTTCCGCTTCATCGTCTTCAAGATCAACGAGAAGCTGCAGCAGGTGACGGTGGAGAAGCTCGGCCAGCCCGACGATAGCTACGACGATCTCACCGCATCCCTGCCACCCAACGAGTGCCGCTATGCCGTCTTCGATTTCGACTTCGTCACCGACGAGAACTGCCAGAAGAGCAAGATCTTCTTCATTTCTTGGTAAGGAAGTGCACAGAACAAGGATCACCAACGACCGCGCTCCATGGATCTGCCTGCAGGTTGCTGACTCGGGAGCTGTATACTTTTCTTCGCTTGCATGCAGGGCTCCTGATGCATCAAAGGTGAGGAGCAAGATGCTGTATGCCAGTTCCAAGGACAGATTCAAGAGGGAGCTTGATGGCATACAAGTGGAGTTGCAGGCCACGGAACCTAGTGAGATGAGCATTGATATCGTGAAAGGGCGAGCTTTATAACCCATTCTCCACTCGGGACCTTCATCCGGTACTGAGTTGTGCAGTAGCcgatgctgatgatgatgaaattaggtTTCTTCAACCCTGTCAATGATTGCTTTCAAAAAATGAGGATCACAAATCCATCGAGTGCGTCTAAagcctttctttgtatgcaactcTAATGTGTGTGCTTCAACATCTTTGAAGTCGCTTGTGGTGTTCTTGCATTTCTTATTACATCTATTCTTTCCTATCACCTGCCTACAAGAAAATGATTCATcaggcatcatcatcatcatccatgaaACACAAATTTTCTGTTATATATGAATTAGCAAGCTTTTTCATCAGCATGCAGACACTTGTAATTTTTTGtgcaacaacacacacacacacaaacaaagataatatTCTTCCATTAACCatatcaaattataaaaaaac
Above is a genomic segment from Musa acuminata AAA Group cultivar baxijiao chromosome BXJ3-4, Cavendish_Baxijiao_AAA, whole genome shotgun sequence containing:
- the LOC135635697 gene encoding actin-depolymerizing factor-like, with amino-acid sequence MANSASGMAVHDECKLKFLELKAKRNFRFIVFKINEKLQQVTVEKLGQPDDSYDDLTASLPPNECRYAVFDFDFVTDENCQKSKIFFISWAPDASKVRSKMLYASSKDRFKRELDGIQVELQATEPSEMSIDIVKGRAL